In one window of Mytilus trossulus isolate FHL-02 chromosome 7, PNRI_Mtr1.1.1.hap1, whole genome shotgun sequence DNA:
- the LOC134725869 gene encoding uncharacterized protein LOC134725869: MQRVRQVAKLAVSLKNNCIFQRSLKLTLQQTHISPFCGIFYSKSAFATMSYSVTERGCPNSLEYRMFFNGPNGNIISPFHDIPLFADADKKILNMVVEIPRWSNAKMEINKEEKLNPIRQDVKKGALRYVKNVFPHHGYIWNYGAFPQTWEDPDHTTEETGTKGDKDPLDVCEIGYKVHPRGAVIQVKVLGTMCLVDEGETDWKIIAIDVTDPLAKDLNDVDDVEKHMPGFLKATNEWFAIYKMPDGKPLNNFGFNGECKNKAFSEKVIKECNEQWQRLIGKQVECDDLACENTTVAGSPYKIEQGDAEAIVKKSAEPGSEKDISNTVDKWYYVKL, translated from the exons ATGCAACGTGTGAGACAAGTTGCCAAACTAGCGGTATCTTTGAAAAACAACTGCATATTTCAAAGATCCCTAAAATTAACCCTTCAGCAAACACATATATCTCCTTTCTGTGGCATATTCTATTCTAAGTCAGCCTTTGCAACAATGTCATACAGTGTAACAGAGCGAGGATGTCCGAATTCTTTGGAATACCGAATGTTTTTCA ATGGACCAAATGGCAATATCATTTCTCCTTTCCATGACATCCCATTATTTGCTGACGCAGACAAAAAAATTCTCAACATGGTGGTTGAAATTCCTAGGTGGTCTAATGCTAAAATGGAG ataaataaagaagaaaaattaaatccAATAAGACAAGATGTAAAGAAAGGGGCACTACGCTATGTAAAGAATGTTTTCCCACATCATGGGTATATCTGGAACTATGGAGCTTTCCCACAG ACATGGGAAGATCCCGACCATACTACAGAGGAGACAGGAACCAAGGGAGACAAAGATCCATTAGATGTCTGTGAAATAGGATATAAG gTACACCCAAGAGGGGCTGTGATACAAGTGAAAGTTCTAGGTACCATGTGTTTAGTTGATGAAG GTGAAACAGATTGGAAGATAATAGCTATAGATGTTACAGATCCATTAGCCAAAGATTTGAATG atgttGATGATGTAGAAAAACATATGCCAGGATTTTTAAAG GCTACAAATGAATGGTTTGCAATTTATAAGATGCCAGATGGTAAACCACTGAATAATTTTGGATTTAATGGGGAATGTAAAAATAAG GCCTTTTCAGAAAAAGTGATAAAGGAATGTAATGAACAATGGCAGCGATTAATAGGAAAACAAGTAGAATGTGATGATTTAGCATG TGAAAACACAACGGTAGCAGGCAGTCCATATAAAATAGAACAAGGTGATGCTGAAGCAATTGTTAAAAAG AGTGCCGAGCCAGGATCAGAAAAAGATATATCAAATACAG tTGACAAATGGTACTACGTAAAGTTGTGA